A region from the Geobacter benzoatilyticus genome encodes:
- a CDS encoding DUF4124 domain-containing protein gives MELYIPKIVLVMQLVTILPWVAESRAETYQWVDREGTIHFSDNPQSLPKRSRASVRHDVEMSKNHNIPEPKEVTKGQFNDNKQVDFIPKQSSSAVDGNLRLLWESHRNALARHDIKTALDMIHPSERTRYQQMFAALSGKLPEIVSTYRELNLVRLTGRGAQYELVTRENKNRYSYQVDFVKDDNNQWFIYSY, from the coding sequence ATGGAATTATACATTCCGAAGATTGTACTCGTTATGCAATTAGTGACAATCTTGCCATGGGTGGCGGAAAGCCGGGCTGAAACATACCAGTGGGTTGATCGTGAAGGAACTATTCATTTTAGTGACAACCCTCAATCTCTTCCAAAGCGAAGTCGCGCTTCTGTGCGTCATGATGTTGAAATGTCGAAAAATCACAATATACCGGAACCGAAAGAAGTAACTAAGGGGCAATTTAATGATAATAAGCAAGTTGATTTTATTCCAAAACAATCATCCTCCGCAGTTGATGGCAATTTAAGGCTCTTGTGGGAATCACACCGTAATGCCTTGGCTAGACATGACATAAAAACAGCGCTAGATATGATCCACCCAAGTGAACGGACGAGATACCAGCAAATGTTTGCCGCCTTGTCAGGAAAGCTACCCGAAATTGTTAGCACCTACCGTGAGCTCAATCTTGTAAGGTTGACAGGCAGAGGTGCACAATATGAGCTTGTGACAAGAGAAAACAAAAATAGGTATTCTTACCAAGTCGACTTTGTTAAAGATGATAATAACCAATGGTTCATATACAGTTACTAG
- a CDS encoding FmdB family zinc ribbon protein, with product MPIYEYQCMSCGEDFSRLQKMGAGEAETTCGHCGSSEVRRKISACAISGSNDGGAYAAGPACSIGGG from the coding sequence ATGCCGATCTATGAATACCAGTGCATGAGTTGCGGGGAGGACTTTTCCCGCCTCCAGAAGATGGGGGCCGGAGAGGCTGAAACGACTTGCGGACACTGCGGGTCGTCCGAGGTGCGAAGGAAGATTTCGGCATGCGCCATCAGCGGCAGCAACGACGGCGGCGCGTATGCTGCCGGGCCGGCCTGTTCCATCGGAGGGGGCTGA
- a CDS encoding LysE family translocator yields the protein MPLSTLLAFLGASIALTLAPGPDNIFVITQGIARGRKPAIVTALGMCSGVSVHTTAAAFGISAVFYSSAIAFTVVKSAGAAYLLYLAFKTLKERSAIRLAAVDELPAAALFRRGFVMNVLNPKVAMFFLAFLPQFVTPSAGRIPLQMLLLGLIFMVQAVVIFCLIGYFAGSIGSFILARPRVARYFDWLTAGVFASLGVRLALAER from the coding sequence ATGCCCCTCTCCACCCTCCTCGCCTTCCTCGGCGCATCCATTGCCCTGACCTTGGCCCCCGGCCCCGACAACATTTTCGTCATAACCCAGGGAATCGCCCGGGGGCGCAAGCCGGCCATCGTGACGGCCCTCGGCATGTGCAGCGGCGTGAGCGTGCACACGACTGCGGCGGCCTTCGGCATCTCGGCGGTGTTCTATTCGTCGGCAATTGCTTTTACGGTTGTGAAGTCCGCCGGGGCGGCGTACCTCCTCTACCTGGCCTTCAAGACCCTTAAGGAGCGCTCGGCCATCAGGCTTGCCGCGGTGGATGAGCTTCCCGCTGCAGCCCTTTTCCGGCGCGGTTTCGTGATGAATGTGCTGAACCCGAAGGTGGCCATGTTCTTCCTGGCGTTCCTCCCCCAGTTCGTGACTCCTTCAGCGGGCCGCATCCCGCTCCAGATGCTGCTTCTGGGGCTCATCTTCATGGTGCAGGCAGTGGTGATCTTTTGCCTGATCGGCTACTTCGCCGGGAGCATCGGCAGCTTCATTCTGGCGCGTCCGCGGGTGGCGCGGTATTTCGATTGGTTGACTGCGGGGGTTTTTGCTTCGCTGGGCGTGAGACTGGCCCTGGCGGAGCGGTAA
- the zupT gene encoding zinc transporter ZupT, giving the protein MSNIWYALGLTLLAGLATGVGSAIAFFAKRTDYRFLSVATGFSAGVMLYVSFVEIMPKGLAALTIPYGERLGHWINTGSFFGGMALIGLIDTLVPAAKNPHETHSEEETAPLHDAAAAWPVFDTADPLAGEARAGSHDHRVDRSRLARMGLFTALAIAIHNFPEGLATFLAALENPSLGAAIALAIALHNIPEGISVSVPIYYATGDRRKAFAYSLLSGMAEPVGAGAAFLALTLLTGGAIPPQVMGLTFGGVAGIMVYISLDELLPTSKAYGKGHDSLLGLVSGMIVMALSLLLMK; this is encoded by the coding sequence ATGTCCAACATCTGGTATGCACTGGGATTGACCCTTTTGGCCGGCCTGGCGACGGGGGTCGGCAGCGCCATCGCCTTCTTCGCCAAGCGGACCGACTACCGCTTCCTGTCGGTTGCGACGGGCTTTTCGGCGGGGGTGATGCTCTATGTGTCATTCGTGGAGATTATGCCGAAGGGGCTTGCTGCCCTGACCATACCCTATGGGGAAAGGCTGGGGCACTGGATAAACACCGGCTCGTTTTTCGGCGGCATGGCCCTGATCGGCCTAATCGACACCCTGGTGCCGGCGGCGAAGAACCCCCACGAGACCCATTCGGAGGAGGAGACGGCGCCCCTCCACGATGCGGCAGCCGCCTGGCCGGTATTCGACACGGCTGACCCGCTGGCCGGAGAGGCCCGCGCCGGCAGCCATGACCACCGGGTCGACCGGAGCAGGCTGGCAAGAATGGGGCTGTTCACGGCGCTGGCCATAGCCATCCACAATTTCCCCGAAGGGCTCGCCACGTTCCTGGCGGCCTTGGAGAACCCAAGCCTCGGCGCCGCCATCGCCCTTGCCATTGCCCTCCACAACATCCCCGAGGGGATCAGCGTTTCCGTCCCCATCTACTACGCCACCGGCGACCGGCGCAAGGCTTTCGCCTACTCGCTCCTCAGCGGCATGGCCGAGCCGGTGGGGGCCGGAGCGGCGTTCCTGGCGCTCACCCTGCTGACGGGCGGCGCGATCCCCCCCCAGGTCATGGGGCTCACGTTCGGAGGGGTAGCCGGAATCATGGTCTACATCAGCCTCGATGAACTGCTCCCCACCAGCAAGGCCTACGGCAAAGGGCACGACAGCCTGCTCGGGCTCGTGTCGGGGATGATCGTCATGGCCCTGAGCCTGCTGCTGATGAAGTGA
- a CDS encoding PEP-CTERM sorting domain-containing protein (PEP-CTERM proteins occur, often in large numbers, in the proteomes of bacteria that also encode an exosortase, a predicted intramembrane cysteine proteinase. The presence of a PEP-CTERM domain at a protein's C-terminus predicts cleavage within the sorting domain, followed by covalent anchoring to some some component of the (usually Gram-negative) cell surface. Many PEP-CTERM proteins exhibit an unusual sequence composition that includes large numbers of potential glycosylation sites. Expression of one such protein has been shown restore the ability of a bacterium to form floc, a type of biofilm.), with product MKRIGVLFAVIAGLVAGTALEASATVLQSHALNTLEFSYVESVFGADGTRKAGFDLAPGDHLVGIISVNRITAGGETIFTAGPEAQLTGVYAHKVLSVPPYPVDGGFAYDPLVPTSPLAHVEFGSPDLVAFSDGSSSINLAEILAPGEMLALWLDQGSGATAYTTAGSLANGMAAATDGLPFLSAGIGSSGYFYCHTDPTVTLADLMQGALIGQAFAGLEVMTNATGHCLASILNADDPEKGVATQLAITSDLSINPLGIFQPEASPWTLAGTGTAQIYPAPEPSTFALFGAAGVIIGLTRLRKRR from the coding sequence GTGAAAAGAATCGGGGTGTTGTTTGCGGTTATTGCGGGGCTGGTGGCAGGCACGGCACTGGAAGCATCGGCAACCGTCCTCCAGTCCCATGCTTTGAACACGCTTGAATTCAGCTATGTGGAGAGTGTCTTCGGGGCGGACGGAACCAGGAAGGCGGGGTTTGACCTGGCACCGGGAGACCATCTGGTGGGCATTATATCCGTGAACCGGATCACGGCCGGAGGGGAAACGATCTTTACTGCGGGCCCCGAAGCGCAACTGACGGGGGTTTACGCCCACAAAGTCCTGAGCGTTCCGCCATACCCGGTTGACGGTGGATTTGCCTACGATCCGCTCGTCCCGACGTCGCCACTGGCCCATGTGGAATTCGGGAGTCCGGATCTGGTGGCGTTCTCCGACGGTTCAAGTTCGATAAATCTCGCGGAAATCCTGGCGCCGGGGGAGATGCTGGCCCTGTGGCTGGACCAGGGAAGCGGCGCCACCGCCTACACAACGGCGGGATCTCTCGCCAACGGCATGGCAGCGGCAACCGACGGGCTCCCCTTCCTCTCGGCGGGGATCGGCAGTTCAGGCTATTTCTACTGTCACACCGATCCCACCGTGACCCTGGCCGACCTCATGCAGGGGGCGCTCATCGGCCAGGCGTTTGCCGGCCTGGAGGTAATGACGAACGCCACGGGTCACTGCCTGGCATCCATCCTCAACGCCGACGACCCGGAGAAGGGAGTCGCGACTCAACTGGCCATCACCAGCGATCTTTCCATCAATCCGCTCGGCATATTCCAACCGGAGGCTTCGCCCTGGACCCTTGCGGGGACGGGCACGGCCCAAATCTACCCGGCCCCGGAACCATCCACCTTCGCCCTCTTCGGTGCCGCGGGGGTTATAATAGGCCTGACCCGGCTGAGGAAACGCCGCTGA
- a CDS encoding GSU0071 family protein has translation MDTYIIDAELEHYFGERLSSSNREALRRLYIRATSRFSGEELEEYKRRLRAHARAYAKLGRMLQSPFRHMETALFMSSLTLFVAGVVMFVSGSFPAMVACSTAAGFVGMIECYRKLAEHWWRYGVMEAVYRELAESLTEG, from the coding sequence ATGGATACCTATATTATTGATGCGGAACTTGAACACTATTTCGGCGAGCGCCTCTCATCATCCAACAGGGAAGCCCTTCGCCGACTCTACATACGGGCAACTTCCCGCTTCAGCGGCGAGGAGCTGGAGGAATACAAGCGGCGCCTCAGAGCCCATGCCCGGGCTTATGCAAAGCTGGGGCGGATGCTTCAGTCACCTTTCCGCCATATGGAAACGGCGCTCTTCATGTCGAGCCTGACACTGTTCGTGGCCGGAGTAGTGATGTTCGTCAGCGGTTCGTTCCCGGCCATGGTTGCCTGTTCCACTGCGGCCGGCTTTGTGGGGATGATCGAGTGCTACCGCAAGCTTGCCGAGCACTGGTGGCGCTACGGGGTCATGGAGGCCGTCTACCGCGAGCTTGCCGAGAGTCTGACGGAAGGCTGA
- a CDS encoding CAP domain-containing protein: MPITTIGRMLSMAAILFALPFHAAAGDDLPTAVLAELNAARTNPRAYAQHLRVYRSQFSGKYHIPPGSRIRYVTKEGIAAVDEAVRFLERQRPIPPLAWSEGLARVAAELAREQARTGALGHGSGKMEMRARAERIGRWQSTIGENISYGPDDARRVAMQLIIDDGVPDRGHRKNVFAPDFKVAGIACGPHPVFETSCVIDFAGGFAAR, translated from the coding sequence ATGCCCATAACCACCATAGGCCGAATGCTGTCCATGGCCGCTATTTTATTCGCGCTGCCGTTTCATGCGGCAGCCGGAGACGATCTCCCCACGGCCGTACTTGCCGAACTGAACGCTGCCAGGACCAATCCTCGCGCCTATGCGCAACATCTGCGCGTCTACCGGTCCCAGTTCTCGGGGAAGTATCACATACCGCCGGGAAGCCGGATCAGGTATGTCACGAAAGAGGGGATTGCTGCTGTGGATGAAGCGGTGCGGTTTCTGGAACGGCAGCGCCCCATCCCCCCCCTGGCCTGGTCGGAAGGGCTCGCCCGCGTCGCCGCCGAACTGGCCCGGGAACAGGCCCGAACGGGAGCCCTGGGGCACGGCTCGGGCAAAATGGAGATGCGTGCCCGCGCCGAACGCATCGGCCGCTGGCAGAGCACCATCGGCGAGAACATCAGCTACGGCCCCGACGATGCCCGTCGCGTGGCGATGCAGCTAATCATAGATGACGGGGTTCCGGACCGGGGGCACCGGAAGAACGTATTCGCCCCCGATTTCAAGGTGGCGGGGATCGCCTGCGGTCCCCACCCGGTATTTGAAACAAGTTGCGTAATCGATTTTGCCGGCGGATTCGCGGCGAGGTAA
- a CDS encoding class I SAM-dependent methyltransferase: MTQQFKDYFSERSDAYRSYRPGYPDELFAWLAGLPSRREAALDCGCGTGQASIALAEHFSRVYAIDPSAGQIENAMPHERVEYRVAPAEETGLPDAGVDLIIAAQALHWFDFGRFYPEVRRVAREGAVFAAFTYGLLAIEEEIDRIVGRFYRDVIGPYWPPERAHVDAGYRTLPFPFAEIEAPPFAMTAEWDLGHLMGYFETWSAVKEYRRVEGKDPLELVGGKLANAWGEPAHIRQVAWPLVLRAGRVA, encoded by the coding sequence ATGACCCAGCAATTCAAGGATTATTTCTCGGAACGCTCCGACGCTTACCGCTCCTATCGCCCCGGCTACCCCGACGAGCTCTTTGCCTGGCTGGCCGGGTTGCCGTCCCGTCGCGAAGCGGCCCTGGACTGCGGCTGCGGCACCGGCCAGGCGTCGATTGCCCTGGCGGAGCACTTCAGCCGGGTCTACGCCATCGACCCCAGCGCCGGGCAGATCGAAAACGCGATGCCCCACGAACGGGTGGAATACCGGGTGGCCCCGGCGGAAGAGACCGGCCTCCCCGATGCCGGCGTCGATCTGATCATCGCCGCCCAGGCCCTCCACTGGTTCGATTTCGGCCGGTTCTATCCCGAGGTGCGCCGGGTGGCCCGGGAGGGCGCCGTCTTCGCCGCCTTCACCTATGGGCTTCTTGCCATCGAAGAAGAGATTGACCGGATCGTCGGCCGGTTCTACCGCGACGTAATCGGCCCCTACTGGCCCCCCGAGCGGGCCCACGTGGACGCCGGCTACCGCACCCTCCCCTTCCCCTTTGCGGAGATCGAGGCTCCCCCCTTCGCCATGACGGCGGAATGGGATTTGGGGCACCTCATGGGCTATTTCGAAACATGGTCGGCGGTGAAGGAATACCGGCGGGTCGAGGGGAAAGATCCCCTGGAACTGGTGGGGGGAAAACTGGCTAATGCATGGGGGGAGCCGGCCCACATCCGGCAGGTGGCATGGCCCCTGGTGCTGCGGGCGGGGCGGGTGGCATAA
- the rsgA gene encoding ribosome small subunit-dependent GTPase A translates to MDELKALGWSDWFFEGFAGGTGDAGTVARVTAELRGEYRLRGAGGEFTAQLAPRLRKGAADRLDRPMVGDWVLVEPGTSSAEVTIHDILPRRTLLARRGAGGGGEVQPIAANVDLVFIVMGLDGNYNARRLERFLVAARESGAEPMVILSKSDLCADTAARVVEAEALSHGVRVVPVNSLDGDGVAVVREALAPGVTACFVGSSGVGKSTLVNLLAGADVMATGAVRERDAKGRHTTTHRQMLFLPCGAIVIDTPGMREFGLWQAGEGLDASFPEIAQLAQQCRFHDCSHAHEPGCAVRDALAAGEVDPGRYASYLKLRKEDEEGAVRDEVAIRQERKGKKRRIAMDLRVVLRTKGKK, encoded by the coding sequence ATGGATGAACTGAAAGCTTTAGGGTGGAGTGACTGGTTTTTCGAAGGCTTTGCCGGTGGGACGGGTGACGCCGGGACCGTGGCGAGGGTGACGGCCGAATTGCGGGGAGAGTACCGGCTGCGGGGCGCCGGGGGGGAATTCACGGCGCAGCTTGCCCCACGTCTCCGCAAGGGGGCTGCGGACCGTCTCGACCGGCCGATGGTCGGCGATTGGGTCCTGGTCGAACCGGGGACCAGCAGTGCCGAGGTGACGATTCATGATATTCTGCCACGCCGGACGCTCCTTGCCCGCCGCGGCGCCGGAGGGGGGGGCGAGGTCCAGCCCATCGCCGCCAATGTCGATCTGGTCTTCATCGTCATGGGGCTCGACGGCAATTACAACGCCAGGCGTCTCGAACGTTTTCTCGTGGCGGCGCGGGAGAGCGGCGCCGAGCCCATGGTCATCCTCAGCAAGTCCGACCTCTGTGCCGACACGGCTGCGCGGGTGGTGGAAGCGGAGGCCCTTTCCCACGGCGTGCGCGTGGTCCCGGTGAACTCCCTGGACGGTGATGGCGTGGCGGTGGTGCGCGAAGCCCTTGCACCGGGGGTGACGGCCTGTTTCGTCGGTTCCTCCGGCGTAGGGAAGTCCACCCTGGTAAACCTGCTGGCGGGGGCTGATGTCATGGCTACCGGCGCCGTGCGTGAGCGGGATGCCAAGGGGCGCCACACCACCACCCACCGGCAGATGCTCTTTCTCCCCTGCGGGGCCATTGTCATAGACACCCCCGGCATGCGCGAATTCGGCCTTTGGCAGGCGGGTGAGGGGCTCGATGCTTCGTTTCCCGAGATTGCCCAATTGGCGCAGCAGTGCCGGTTCCATGATTGCAGCCATGCCCACGAGCCGGGATGTGCCGTGCGCGATGCCCTGGCGGCGGGGGAAGTGGATCCGGGGCGCTATGCGAGCTACCTGAAGCTGAGGAAAGAGGATGAGGAGGGAGCCGTGCGGGACGAAGTCGCTATACGGCAGGAGCGCAAAGGGAAAAAACGGCGGATTGCCATGGACTTGCGGGTGGTTCTGCGGACGAAAGGTAAAAAGTAA
- a CDS encoding YqiA/YcfP family alpha/beta fold hydrolase, whose protein sequence is MSRSLVIFSHGKESGPWGIKISALATVAQNREFDVESIDYTDLTDPEARVRRLVARCSGEARPIILVGSSMGGYAATVASRQVKPAGLFLMAPAVYLPGYAETDPMPRAGQTFVVHGWDDEVIPMANAVRFARRTQARLFLVGDDHSLTGQLRFIEELFRLFLDRLKN, encoded by the coding sequence GTGAGCCGCAGCCTTGTCATCTTCTCCCACGGCAAAGAAAGCGGCCCCTGGGGCATCAAAATATCGGCACTGGCCACCGTAGCACAGAATCGGGAGTTTGACGTCGAGAGCATAGACTACACCGATCTCACCGACCCGGAGGCGCGGGTCCGCAGACTCGTGGCACGATGCTCCGGGGAAGCGCGCCCCATTATCCTCGTCGGTTCCAGCATGGGCGGATATGCGGCAACGGTTGCCTCCCGGCAGGTGAAACCGGCGGGGCTCTTCCTCATGGCACCGGCCGTCTATCTCCCCGGCTATGCCGAAACGGACCCGATGCCCCGGGCAGGGCAAACCTTCGTCGTCCACGGCTGGGATGACGAGGTCATCCCGATGGCAAACGCCGTTCGCTTCGCCCGCCGAACCCAGGCGCGGCTCTTTCTGGTGGGAGACGACCATTCGCTTACCGGCCAGCTTCGGTTCATCGAAGAACTCTTTCGCCTGTTCCTTGACCGCCTGAAAAACTGA
- a CDS encoding MlaE family ABC transporter permease, with protein MTGRRHRLGRHAPLSRLLPDDGEPVPSCTTISYPPNLYIGRSWPILSLIIQIRREIAVLRKFFEKLGAATIFIVREMGRMLIFVVLALVNIVIRPGKPIHIFKQIHFIGTKSLFVIVLTAAFTGMVLGLQGYYTLAKFGSEGLLGSAVALSLIRELGPVLTALMVVGRAGSAITAEIGIKKITEQIDALKTMALEPFKYLVSPKILGALIAVPLLCAIFDVVGIYGGYVVGVKLLGVNPGAYFHEMERSVEWKDVWSGIVKSISFGGIIAWVCCYKGYHAGHGAEGVSRATTEAVVMSSVLVLVWDYFLTSVML; from the coding sequence ATGACAGGGCGGCGTCACCGACTGGGCCGCCATGCACCCCTCTCCCGGCTTCTTCCCGACGATGGTGAGCCAGTCCCCTCCTGCACCACGATCTCGTACCCCCCTAATCTTTACATCGGACGTTCTTGGCCTATACTTTCCCTCATCATTCAGATTCGGCGGGAGATTGCCGTGCTCCGCAAATTTTTCGAAAAACTTGGCGCCGCCACCATCTTCATCGTCCGGGAAATGGGCCGGATGCTGATCTTTGTCGTCCTGGCCCTCGTAAACATCGTCATTCGCCCCGGCAAGCCGATTCATATATTCAAGCAGATTCACTTCATCGGGACAAAGTCCCTCTTCGTAATCGTCCTCACCGCCGCCTTCACGGGGATGGTCCTGGGGCTCCAGGGATACTACACGCTGGCCAAGTTCGGCTCCGAGGGACTGCTCGGCTCGGCGGTTGCCCTCTCCCTCATCCGGGAACTGGGACCGGTCCTCACGGCCCTCATGGTGGTGGGGCGGGCCGGCAGCGCCATCACCGCCGAAATCGGCATCAAGAAGATTACCGAGCAAATCGACGCCCTCAAGACCATGGCGCTGGAGCCCTTCAAATATCTCGTGTCTCCCAAGATTCTCGGGGCGCTGATAGCCGTACCGCTCCTGTGCGCCATCTTCGACGTGGTGGGAATCTACGGCGGCTATGTGGTGGGGGTGAAGCTCCTGGGGGTGAACCCCGGCGCCTATTTCCACGAGATGGAGCGGAGCGTGGAGTGGAAGGATGTCTGGTCGGGGATCGTGAAGTCCATCTCCTTCGGCGGCATCATCGCCTGGGTCTGCTGCTACAAGGGATACCACGCCGGCCATGGCGCCGAGGGGGTCTCGCGGGCCACCACCGAGGCGGTGGTCATGTCGTCGGTGCTGGTGCTGGTATGGGACTACTTCCTCACGTCGGTAATGTTGTGA
- a CDS encoding ABC transporter ATP-binding protein yields MIKLVDVHKSFDSQVVLDGLSLEIPQGKITAVIGPSGEGKSVLLKHMIGLMRPDRGEVHVEGDNITSMRRFEMNRVWEKFGMLFQNAALFDSMTVFENVAFPLEEKTRLSRAEISDRVHDALENVGLRGIDRKYPDELSGGMKKRVGLARALLLNPRIVLFDEPTTGLDPVICRAIHQLIRETHESYGYTAVIVSHEIPEIFDISDSVAMLYRGKIIATDTPEGIRRSEHPVVRQFISGSLEGPIQFI; encoded by the coding sequence ATGATTAAACTGGTTGACGTGCACAAATCATTTGATTCCCAGGTGGTGCTGGACGGCCTCTCCCTGGAGATCCCGCAGGGAAAGATCACGGCGGTGATCGGCCCCAGCGGCGAGGGGAAAAGCGTGCTCCTGAAGCACATGATCGGTCTCATGCGGCCCGACCGGGGCGAGGTCCACGTGGAGGGGGACAACATCACCTCCATGCGCCGCTTCGAGATGAACCGGGTCTGGGAGAAGTTCGGCATGCTGTTCCAGAACGCGGCCCTCTTCGACTCCATGACAGTTTTCGAGAATGTGGCGTTCCCCCTGGAGGAGAAGACACGGCTCTCCCGGGCCGAGATCAGCGACCGGGTCCACGACGCCCTGGAGAACGTGGGGCTCCGGGGGATCGATCGAAAATATCCCGACGAGCTGTCGGGGGGGATGAAAAAACGGGTGGGGCTTGCCAGGGCGCTGCTCCTGAACCCGCGGATCGTACTTTTCGACGAGCCGACCACGGGGCTTGACCCGGTCATCTGCCGGGCCATCCACCAGCTCATCCGGGAAACCCACGAGAGCTACGGCTACACGGCGGTGATAGTCTCCCACGAGATTCCGGAGATCTTCGACATCTCCGACTCAGTGGCCATGCTTTACCGGGGAAAGATCATCGCCACCGATACGCCGGAGGGAATCCGGCGCTCGGAGCATCCGGTGGTGCGGCAGTTCATCAGCGGCAGCCTTGAAGGCCCAATCCAGTTCATCTGA
- the mlaD gene encoding outer membrane lipid asymmetry maintenance protein MlaD, with product MKKITLELIVGIFVAIGILCLAWLSVKLGKMELVGGNHYEVYAEFDSVSGLKKGAAVEIAGVEIGRVDRIELDPKYSDRARVYLRISNGVKLQDDVIASVRTSGIIGDKFIKLKPGGSEKILANGGRIRETEAAVDLEELLSKYIHGKVE from the coding sequence ATGAAAAAGATCACGCTCGAACTGATCGTAGGAATCTTCGTAGCCATCGGCATTCTCTGCCTCGCCTGGCTGTCGGTGAAGCTGGGGAAGATGGAGTTGGTGGGAGGGAATCACTACGAGGTCTATGCCGAATTCGATTCGGTTTCGGGGCTCAAGAAGGGGGCCGCCGTGGAGATTGCCGGGGTGGAGATCGGCCGGGTGGACCGGATTGAGCTGGACCCGAAATACAGCGACCGGGCCCGGGTCTACCTGCGGATCTCCAATGGGGTTAAGCTCCAGGACGACGTCATCGCCTCGGTCCGCACCAGCGGCATCATCGGCGACAAGTTCATCAAGCTGAAGCCGGGGGGCTCGGAAAAAATACTGGCCAACGGCGGCAGGATCAGGGAGACCGAGGCGGCCGTGGACCTGGAGGAACTGCTGAGCAAGTACATCCACGGCAAAGTCGAATAA